The Rosa chinensis cultivar Old Blush chromosome 7, RchiOBHm-V2, whole genome shotgun sequence DNA segment ATCAGTTGGCGTGTTTTAGACTTGCTGACCATCCGTTACAGCTTTAGTAGAACAGGCTAACTAATTTACAGGCTGAAAGTTTTGGTGATGAGGGAGGGAGGAACCCAATTGAGAGGTTTTGGGACCATCGATTGACCAGGCCACCGGCAAAGCTCATTGAATCTTTGATTCAAACAATTTGGTGACATGGTCGTCAACGCTCTTCATTGCACTCTTACTGGTGTTCAGATGATAGCCCCACGGTAAAGCAAAGGAAGTGCAGAACAGATATCTAATTCCATGGACTTGGCAACCGAGCGTCTCTGAAAGTAGAAGTTCCTCCAGATGCTGCAGGGGATGGAGAGGATGCAACGAAATTTGTTCCTGATGCAGATACTGTCGGCAAATTTGCAGGAGGCCCTTGGTGCCCTGAGGGAGCAAAGCGTGAAGGACTAGTACCAGTTGCCACCAAACTTGCCCGGGAGGGGTGCGGAACCTGCATATAAGATTTGATGCTAAAAAATGAGTTCATGAAAAGATGGAGAAACAAGAAAAGACACATCAACTACAACCCTCATATTTTAGTCTAGTTGTTTCTTAAGGAAACTGCTTCTGCAAGTTCCATAATTAAGCTTACATTTCAACAGGCTCTTAATTTAAAAGTTTTCACAAGACGATGGCAGAACCATGAACATGTAAATTAACATAAATGatatagaaagaagaaaaaaaaaaaagatcatgaATATTAGAGTTCTCTGGTACTACAAAAGCATGACTAGCCAAAACACATTACCGCACTGTGCTGAACATGGGCCGGCCTTCTAAGAGGAGACTCTGAAGAAGGCGACATACTTCTCATCCGATGCATATGGCGAGGATGAAAGTTATGATTTGAAAGTTCATCGCCTTCAACCCCTTCCATATCACCACTCATATTTGCCTCAGATCCTAACCTAGGAGTAAGTTGCCTATTCATCGACCCAGAGTCATTTGTTACATCCACGTGAAGTGAAACAGTCGGACGAACCACAATTCCTTGTATACTACTCCGTCTCTTCAATTCCTCCTCCGCATTTAAGATCTGCAAACCACAACAAACCAACACCCTTACCATCGATCCTcctcaatacaacacaaacaTACACCCACACAATGAATTATAGAGAGCCAAAACTTACCTGCTTCAACACTAGTACTAGATTATGCTTCTTTTGATTCAAAACCTGCAGCTTCTCCTCCACTTCTCTTTTCCTCTTCTGCTTGTCATCTAATACATCTTTTACCTATCACATAAACAAAAACCATTGTAGTTACTAAGCATTGAGTACAAATCTCAATCACAGTTCAACAAATTACATTAATGcttaaactttttcttcttctaagtATATACAGGTTAGAGTGAACCAAAGAttgcatctttcttcttcacacaTTATACTTCAAAACGCAATTTTCACTATCAATCTCATAAATTACCCAATAAATTTAGTAACCAATTAATTAACAAGCAGCTATCTACTAATTCAAAAGAGTGAGATTTTCTTCCATACCTCAGAATTAGggttttccttttccaattgaTCAACTTTCTCAACCTTCACCGCCACCGAATCTTCCCAACCTTTCTCAGGCAAATCAGCTTTAAGAGCCAGAACCAACTCGGACTCTTTCGCCGGAAAATCATCTCCGTCCGGTCGTTTCTCCTCCTTAACCTCGCCGGAAGGCCCAGCTTCGCAATCGGCAACAATCTTCTCCGGCGGTGCTTCGAATTTAACCTTGGGTTCATGAATCAAAGCGCCCGCCTTTGCGGCTTCGCTGAGCTGGTCATGGTCagaattagggttagggttagagGAGGTGGCGGAGCGGTGGCGAGAGAGGGCTTTGGAGCGACGGCTCAATAGGGATTTGAAGTCTTTGAGTGAAATTTTGGGGGTCGGCATAAGCCACCGGCGAGGGACGTCCGGGACGCGGTGGAGGTTTCCTCTGTAAAGCGAAATCGCCACCATTTTTCTCAGTCGGGTTCTGCTTCTCCGATTTGGGTTTCTCCGTtatgttttttaaattttggtaGGAATAAAGAAAGTGTTTTTTTAAATCCACAAGCGGCTTTTAGAAAAAGCACTTTAGAGAGATGAAATTACAGTGAATAGTGACCATTCACCTATGGAATGGTGGGGACTAAAAATTAACTGGCGCTGCTAAAACAGATTAAAAAGAGGGTTTTTATCATAGGTATGGTCTGAACTATGTCTGACCGGACtgaatggtacctggacttttaaaatgatcaaataggtacctgaacttccaaaaccacatcattaaggtacttccgtctatattccgttaatcctccgttaattgcagggataaatcagacatttcacccaaattgaccactaaaataactgttataacctcatcttacattttgtccatttccctcctttctatcttaatttccctccaaaaaaattgactcttcccccaacaccattcatgtaaaacttttcatcaaattttacctccaattattgtctttcgataaataataatcaacatctcaacatcaagttttcttgaataatttttattgttcttcaaaaattagcctaacataatgaaataccaaattattcaagttttacctccaattattgtctttcgataataaaattagcctaacataatgaaataccaaaataattttattgtctttcgataaataataatcaacatctcaacatcaagttttcttgaataatttttattgttcttcaaaaattagcctaacataaaaattattttggtatttcattatgttagaatttttgaagaacaataaaaattattcaagaaaacttgatgttgagatgttgattattatttatcgaaagacaataatcagaggtaaaatttgatgaaaagttttattatgttaggctaattttggtatttcattatgttaggctaattttattatcgaaagacaataattggaggtaaaacttgaataatttggtatttcattatgttaggctaatttttgaagaacaataaaaattattcaagaaaacttgatgttgagatgttgattattatttatcgaaagacaataattggaggtaaaatttgatgaaaagttttacatgaata contains these protein-coding regions:
- the LOC112180540 gene encoding stress response protein NST1, with translation MVAISLYRGNLHRVPDVPRRWLMPTPKISLKDFKSLLSRRSKALSRHRSATSSNPNPNSDHDQLSEAAKAGALIHEPKVKFEAPPEKIVADCEAGPSGEVKEEKRPDGDDFPAKESELVLALKADLPEKGWEDSVAVKVEKVDQLEKENPNSEVKDVLDDKQKRKREVEEKLQVLNQKKHNLVLVLKQILNAEEELKRRSSIQGIVVRPTVSLHVDVTNDSGSMNRQLTPRLGSEANMSGDMEGVEGDELSNHNFHPRHMHRMRSMSPSSESPLRRPAHVQHSAVPHPSRASLVATGTSPSRFAPSGHQGPPANLPTVSASGTNFVASSPSPAASGGTSTFRDARLPSPWN